In a genomic window of Sphingomonas lutea:
- a CDS encoding enoyl-CoA hydratase/isomerase family protein: MTTSADVIAVKQGQAGRLRLNRPKALHSLNRSMVREMARALLEWRSDPDVRIILIDHAEGRGFCAGGDVVTIANSVDGAEEAARAFFFDEYRLNHLEYTYAKPGVAFMDGITMGGGVGIALPCRYRVATERTVLAMPETTIGIFPDVGGGRYLSRLRGRLAQFLALTGARLDGAECLKLRLATHYIPSDRLEEAKERIIAQPFRTQAVLDELSEENVPAARIMDNLARIDRYFASDRLEDILAALDAGAADGDKWAAKEAATIRAKSPMACKVSLRLLQESPHQLHFVDEMRMEYGIMIRLIHHPDFREGVRALLIDKDNKPNWQPTNPAVIGDADVAAFFEPLPPRSSGAHSIFSSSSRA; encoded by the coding sequence ATGACGACGTCCGCCGACGTGATTGCGGTCAAGCAGGGCCAGGCGGGCCGCCTCCGCCTCAACCGCCCGAAAGCCCTGCATAGCCTCAACCGCTCGATGGTGCGCGAGATGGCGCGCGCCTTGCTCGAATGGCGCAGCGATCCGGACGTGCGCATCATCCTCATCGATCATGCCGAGGGGCGCGGGTTCTGCGCGGGCGGCGATGTCGTCACCATCGCCAACAGCGTCGACGGCGCGGAGGAGGCGGCGCGCGCGTTCTTCTTCGACGAATATCGCCTCAACCACCTCGAATATACCTACGCCAAGCCGGGCGTCGCCTTCATGGACGGGATCACGATGGGCGGCGGCGTCGGCATTGCCCTGCCCTGCCGCTACCGTGTCGCGACCGAGCGGACGGTGCTGGCGATGCCCGAAACGACCATCGGCATCTTCCCCGATGTGGGCGGCGGCCGCTATCTGTCGCGCCTGCGCGGGCGGCTCGCGCAATTCCTCGCGCTCACCGGTGCCCGGCTCGACGGCGCCGAATGCCTCAAGCTGCGCCTCGCTACGCACTACATTCCGTCCGACCGGCTGGAGGAGGCCAAGGAGCGGATCATCGCTCAGCCCTTCCGCACGCAGGCGGTGCTCGACGAGCTGAGCGAGGAGAACGTCCCCGCCGCACGCATCATGGACAACCTCGCGCGGATCGACCGTTACTTCGCGTCGGATCGGCTCGAGGACATCCTCGCCGCGCTCGATGCCGGCGCCGCCGACGGCGACAAATGGGCGGCCAAGGAAGCCGCGACCATCCGCGCCAAGTCGCCGATGGCGTGCAAGGTCAGCCTGCGCCTGCTCCAGGAAAGCCCGCACCAGCTGCACTTCGTTGACGAAATGCGGATGGAATACGGCATCATGATCCGCCTGATCCATCACCCCGACTTCCGCGAGGGCGTCCGCGCGCTGCTGATCGACAAGGACAACAAGCCCAATTGGCAGCCGACCAACCCCGCGGTGATCGGCGATGCCGATGTCGCCGCCTTCTTCGAGCCCCTGCCCCCGAGGAGCAGTGGCGCCCATTCGATTTTTAGTTCGTCATCCCGGGCTTGA
- a CDS encoding PHA/PHB synthase family protein: protein MKSAKPNLPFDPFALAQAAGEAAVGLAARPAELLEVQMKAAQQWTDFWTGAMTGKASEKPRDRRFSAPEWQDDPYYRAIRDAYLLASQQLRDSVSKATGDNSSGAMARFLLDQYLNAVSPTNFAATNPQVVQRTKETGGANLVQGFKHLLEDIGSGKGIVQRRTDPDAFKKGETVAATPGAVVYENKLFQLIQYNPSTDKVAAEPLLYVPPLVNRYYMIDLVPRQSLVKWLVDEGRTVFVISWVNPGPELKDMGVGDYVLTGIVEAIEQVSKRTGAAPDLFSFCLGGTLAAIAVAWLAAKGRAEEVNSATLIGSLVDFSDMRDWAAFVHESHLVALEEHLERQGFVDSLELQRLFAAMRANDLIWSSVVNHYLLDKPAPPSDLLYWFEDGARIPAAFLKSYNRELLLKNRLKDPAGFMVGDVAIDLAAIETPMLVIALKDDHVSAWDAVYRGARDIGAEFVLGGSGHNAGVINPPAANKHGFWTNREMPADAEQWLATAEKHEGSWWPWWTKWLHAKGSKKSVAPRAPKHAIEPAPGRYVMMP, encoded by the coding sequence TTGAAATCCGCCAAACCCAATCTCCCCTTCGACCCCTTCGCGCTCGCACAGGCTGCCGGCGAAGCCGCGGTGGGCCTTGCCGCTCGCCCCGCCGAACTGCTCGAAGTGCAGATGAAGGCCGCCCAGCAATGGACCGACTTCTGGACCGGCGCGATGACCGGCAAGGCCAGCGAAAAGCCCCGCGATCGCCGCTTTTCGGCGCCCGAATGGCAGGACGATCCATATTATCGCGCGATCCGCGATGCCTATCTGCTCGCGTCGCAGCAGTTGCGCGACAGCGTGTCCAAGGCCACCGGGGACAATTCAAGCGGCGCGATGGCGCGCTTCCTGCTCGACCAATATCTGAACGCCGTGTCGCCGACCAACTTCGCGGCGACCAATCCGCAGGTCGTTCAACGGACGAAGGAAACGGGCGGCGCCAACCTCGTCCAGGGGTTCAAGCATTTGCTGGAGGACATCGGCAGCGGCAAGGGCATCGTCCAGCGCCGCACCGATCCTGACGCGTTCAAGAAGGGCGAGACCGTCGCCGCGACGCCCGGTGCCGTGGTCTATGAGAACAAGCTGTTCCAGCTGATCCAGTATAATCCGTCGACCGACAAGGTCGCCGCCGAGCCGTTGCTCTACGTGCCGCCGCTGGTGAACCGTTATTACATGATTGACCTCGTGCCGCGGCAGAGCCTGGTCAAATGGCTGGTCGACGAAGGCCGCACCGTGTTCGTCATCAGCTGGGTCAATCCCGGTCCCGAGCTCAAGGATATGGGCGTCGGCGACTATGTTTTGACCGGCATCGTCGAGGCGATCGAGCAGGTCTCCAAGCGCACCGGCGCGGCGCCTGACCTTTTCTCCTTCTGCCTTGGCGGGACGCTCGCGGCGATCGCCGTTGCCTGGCTCGCCGCCAAGGGACGCGCCGAGGAAGTGAACAGCGCCACGCTCATCGGCAGCCTCGTCGATTTCTCCGACATGCGCGACTGGGCCGCGTTCGTGCACGAAAGCCACCTTGTCGCGCTCGAGGAGCATCTCGAGCGGCAGGGCTTCGTCGACAGCCTGGAGCTGCAGCGGCTGTTCGCGGCGATGCGCGCCAACGACCTCATCTGGTCGAGCGTGGTGAACCATTACCTGCTCGACAAGCCGGCGCCGCCGAGCGACCTGCTCTACTGGTTCGAGGATGGCGCCCGCATCCCCGCCGCCTTCCTCAAGAGCTACAACCGCGAGCTTTTACTGAAGAACCGCCTCAAGGATCCGGCCGGCTTCATGGTCGGCGATGTCGCCATCGACCTCGCCGCGATCGAAACGCCGATGCTGGTCATCGCGCTCAAGGACGATCACGTCTCGGCCTGGGACGCGGTCTATCGTGGTGCGCGCGACATCGGCGCCGAGTTCGTGCTTGGCGGATCGGGCCACAATGCCGGGGTGATCAACCCACCTGCCGCAAACAAGCACGGCTTCTGGACCAACCGCGAGATGCCCGCCGACGCCGAGCAATGGCTCGCGACGGCGGAGAAGCACGAAGGCAGCTGGTGGCCGTGGTGGACCAAATGGCTCCACGCCAAGGGCAGCAAGAAGTCGGTCGCCCCGCGGGCTCCCAAGCACGCGATCGAACCCGCCCCCGGCCGCTACGTGATGATGCCGTGA
- a CDS encoding acyl-CoA dehydrogenase family protein, translated as MTQFDLTEDQLQIQEMARKFTADAITPHAAEWDEKHIFPKDTIREAAELGFGAIYVGEESGGIGLGRLEAALIMEAMAYGCPSTSAFISIHNMAAWMIDRFGGDEVKQKYLPSMIPMERMGSYCLTEPSSGSDAAALKTKAVLDGDHYVVSGSKAFISGGGENEIYVTMVRTGEEGPKGISCLLIEKDMKGVSFGAQEKKLGWHSQPTAQVNFDEVRVPVANRVGGEGEGFRIAMMGLDGGRLNIGACSLGGAQRCLDEAVNYTKERKQFGTAIADFQATQFTLADMETELQAARYLLYVAAAKVTANAPDKTRFAAMAKRLATDTGSSVVDRALQLHGGYGYLQDYPIERFWRDLRVHSILEGTNQIMRVIVSRDMLRQ; from the coding sequence ATGACGCAGTTCGACCTTACCGAAGACCAGCTCCAGATTCAGGAGATGGCGCGCAAATTCACCGCCGACGCCATCACGCCGCACGCCGCCGAATGGGACGAAAAGCACATATTCCCCAAGGACACGATCCGCGAGGCGGCCGAGCTGGGCTTCGGCGCGATCTACGTCGGCGAGGAAAGCGGCGGCATCGGCCTCGGCCGGCTCGAGGCCGCGCTGATCATGGAGGCGATGGCCTATGGCTGCCCCTCGACCAGTGCCTTCATCTCGATCCACAACATGGCCGCTTGGATGATCGACCGCTTCGGCGGCGATGAGGTGAAGCAGAAGTATTTGCCCTCGATGATTCCGATGGAGCGGATGGGCAGCTATTGCCTGACCGAGCCGTCTTCGGGCTCCGATGCCGCGGCGCTCAAGACGAAAGCGGTCTTGGACGGCGACCATTATGTCGTCTCGGGCTCCAAGGCCTTCATCTCGGGCGGCGGCGAGAATGAGATTTACGTGACCATGGTCCGCACCGGTGAGGAGGGCCCCAAGGGCATTTCCTGCCTGTTGATTGAAAAGGACATGAAGGGCGTCAGCTTCGGGGCCCAAGAAAAGAAGCTCGGCTGGCATTCGCAGCCCACCGCGCAGGTCAATTTCGATGAAGTCCGCGTGCCCGTCGCCAACCGCGTCGGAGGCGAGGGCGAAGGCTTTCGCATTGCCATGATGGGCCTTGATGGCGGCCGCCTCAACATCGGGGCCTGCTCGTTGGGCGGGGCGCAGCGCTGCCTCGACGAAGCGGTCAATTACACCAAGGAGCGCAAGCAATTCGGCACCGCCATCGCCGATTTCCAGGCGACGCAGTTTACGCTCGCCGACATGGAGACCGAGCTCCAGGCCGCGCGTTATTTGCTTTACGTCGCCGCCGCCAAGGTCACCGCCAATGCGCCCGACAAGACGCGCTTTGCGGCGATGGCCAAGCGGCTTGCGACCGACACTGGAAGCTCGGTGGTCGACCGCGCGCTGCAGCTGCACGGGGGATACGGCTATCTGCAGGATTACCCGATCGAACGCTTCTGGCGCGACCTGCGCGTCCACTCGATCCTAGAGGGCACCAACCAGATCATGCGCGTCATCGTCAGCCGCGACATGCTGCGGCAGTGA
- a CDS encoding enoyl-CoA hydratase gives MSEYENILVEQRGAVTLVTLNRPQALNALNTAVLGELIDAFAAYDSDDSQRCLVLTGSGDKAFAAGADIKEMQPQGFASMYSANFFAGWEQVTRTRKPWIAAVNGFALGGGCEVAMMADFIIASDTAKFGQPEIKLGVTPGMGGSQRLTLAIGKAKAMEMCLTGRMMDAAEAERSGLVAKVVPAADLLDEALRTAETIAGMAPLAAIATKEMVNAAFEMPLAQGINFERRLFHGLFGTEDQKEGMTAFVEKRPGNWKGK, from the coding sequence ATGAGCGAGTACGAGAATATTCTGGTCGAACAGCGCGGCGCAGTGACTTTGGTCACGCTCAACCGTCCGCAGGCGCTGAACGCGCTCAATACGGCGGTGCTCGGCGAGCTGATCGACGCCTTCGCTGCTTATGATTCCGACGACAGCCAGCGCTGCCTCGTCCTCACGGGCAGCGGCGACAAGGCCTTCGCCGCAGGCGCGGACATCAAGGAAATGCAGCCGCAGGGCTTCGCCAGCATGTATTCGGCCAATTTCTTCGCCGGGTGGGAGCAGGTGACGCGCACCCGCAAGCCATGGATCGCCGCGGTCAACGGCTTCGCGCTCGGCGGCGGCTGCGAAGTGGCGATGATGGCGGATTTCATCATCGCGTCCGACACCGCCAAGTTCGGCCAGCCCGAAATCAAGCTCGGCGTCACGCCGGGAATGGGCGGGTCGCAGCGCCTGACGCTGGCGATCGGCAAGGCCAAGGCGATGGAAATGTGCCTGACCGGCCGGATGATGGACGCCGCCGAGGCCGAACGGAGTGGCCTCGTCGCCAAGGTCGTCCCCGCCGCCGATCTGCTCGACGAGGCGCTGAGGACCGCCGAGACAATCGCCGGCATGGCCCCGCTAGCGGCCATCGCGACCAAGGAAATGGTCAACGCCGCGTTCGAAATGCCGCTGGCGCAAGGCATCAATTTCGAGCGCCGCCTGTTCCACGGCCTGTTCGGCACCGAGGACCAGAAGGAAGGCATGACCGCCTTCGTCGAAAAGCGGCCAGGGAATTGGAAGGGCAAATAA
- the mmsB gene encoding 3-hydroxyisobutyrate dehydrogenase yields the protein MARIAFIGLGHMGGGMAPNLAKAGHDVRAFDLSADALAKAVAGGCHQAGSTEEAVKDAEAVITMLPAAQHVSAVYRDQVLGKAPASALLIDCSTIDVATARSVEEEAAAQGYMMVDAPVSGGIAAAAGGTLTFMVGGSDEAFARAQPILDPMAKAVIHAGGAGAGQAAKICNNMILGATMVATCEAFVLAQKLGLDPQVFFDISSKASGQSWSMTSYAPVPGVGPDTPADHDYEGGFAAALMLKDLKLAMEAAKAAGAYTPMGGEAEELYQRFVDRGGGSKDFSGIIKMIDDSWKVPNN from the coding sequence ATGGCGCGTATCGCATTCATCGGGCTCGGCCATATGGGCGGCGGCATGGCGCCCAATCTCGCCAAGGCGGGGCATGACGTCCGCGCATTCGACCTCAGCGCCGACGCGCTGGCCAAGGCCGTTGCCGGCGGTTGCCACCAAGCGGGGTCGACCGAAGAAGCGGTCAAGGACGCCGAGGCGGTCATCACCATGCTCCCCGCCGCGCAGCATGTTTCGGCGGTCTATCGCGACCAGGTACTTGGGAAGGCGCCGGCAAGCGCCCTCCTCATCGATTGCTCGACCATCGACGTCGCCACCGCGCGCAGCGTCGAGGAAGAAGCGGCGGCGCAGGGCTACATGATGGTCGACGCGCCCGTTTCCGGCGGCATCGCCGCCGCGGCCGGCGGCACGCTCACCTTCATGGTCGGCGGATCCGATGAGGCCTTCGCCCGCGCGCAACCGATCCTCGATCCGATGGCCAAGGCCGTCATCCACGCCGGCGGCGCGGGCGCGGGCCAGGCGGCGAAGATCTGCAACAACATGATCCTCGGCGCGACCATGGTTGCGACCTGCGAGGCGTTCGTGCTCGCGCAGAAGCTCGGGCTCGACCCGCAGGTCTTCTTTGACATTTCGTCCAAGGCCTCGGGGCAGAGCTGGTCGATGACCAGCTACGCGCCCGTCCCCGGCGTCGGCCCCGACACCCCCGCCGACCATGACTATGAAGGCGGGTTCGCCGCCGCACTGATGCTCAAGGATCTCAAGCTGGCGATGGAAGCGGCGAAGGCTGCGGGCGCCTACACGCCGATGGGCGGCGAGGCTGAGGAGCTGTACCAGCGGTTCGTCGATCGCGGCGGCGGATCGAAGGATTTTTCCGGAATCATCAAAATGATCGACGACAGTTGGAAAGTGCCCAATAACTGA
- a CDS encoding c-type cytochrome — MKSLFTAVAAAALLAGCNQSDNANEALADANASGNAAAAAVENAVAAAPATPLQKEQALALMKERHENYEKIGDAMKVIGRELKSDSPDLAAVRTNADAIATLAPQVKGWFPQGTGPDVGKTEALAAIWEKPEDFAAKAAEFERAAAAFQAATRGTDVAAMRAAQGNLGKSCKACHDLYREEHD; from the coding sequence ATGAAGAGCCTGTTCACCGCCGTTGCCGCCGCCGCATTGCTGGCGGGTTGTAATCAGTCCGACAACGCGAACGAGGCTCTCGCCGACGCCAATGCCAGTGGCAACGCCGCCGCTGCAGCGGTCGAAAATGCCGTCGCGGCGGCCCCGGCCACGCCGCTTCAGAAAGAGCAGGCGCTCGCCCTGATGAAGGAACGGCACGAAAATTACGAAAAGATCGGCGATGCGATGAAGGTCATCGGCCGAGAATTGAAGAGCGACAGCCCCGATCTCGCCGCGGTGCGCACCAACGCCGACGCCATCGCCACGCTGGCGCCGCAGGTGAAGGGCTGGTTCCCGCAGGGCACCGGGCCGGACGTCGGCAAGACCGAAGCGCTTGCCGCAATCTGGGAAAAGCCCGAGGACTTTGCTGCCAAGGCCGCCGAATTCGAGCGCGCGGCGGCGGCATTCCAGGCGGCGACGCGCGGCACGGACGTTGCTGCGATGCGTGCTGCCCAAGGCAATCTGGGCAAGAGCTGCAAGGCCTGTCACGACCTCTATCGTGAAGAGCACGACTGA